In one window of Megalopta genalis isolate 19385.01 chromosome 8, iyMegGena1_principal, whole genome shotgun sequence DNA:
- the LOC117227725 gene encoding uncharacterized protein LOC117227725 isoform X1 has product MKPIDLSSLVTTEHILNTDDYDGTTDGLKKYTPIKMKAITAHTKEVEPFEEEYDYENFKREYEELMGKYTTESLLSNYTDEKQSEKYPEETLEKLLDFKNCTEASKKLGIKAIDCLLYKYEHEPPEIKKSVQKTWLIIKIWFLIYICLAIPCWCQKGWCCCCFRCKFCFPNKRILFAKQYYAINPPGTLVKEIKKKDKEQQVLTYEPSEFEEEAFERFESAIRNI; this is encoded by the exons ATGAAACCTATCGATCTTTCATCATTAGTAACGACAGAACATATTCTTAATACCGATGATTATGATGGAACTACGGATGGTCTTAAAAAATATACACCTATTAAAATGAAAGCTATTACTGCGCATACCAAAGAAGTGGAACCATTCGAAGAAGAATATGACTATGAAAACTTTAAAAGAGAATACGAGGAACTCATGGGAAAATATACGACTGAGAGCTTGCTGTCAAATTATACTGATGAAAAACAATCGGAAAAATATCCTGAAGAAACACTAGAAAAATTGCTAGATTTCAAAAATTGTACAGAAGCATCAAAAAAATTGGGTATCAAAGCTATAGATTGTTTGCTGTATAAGTATGAACACGAACCACCTGAAATAAAGAAGTCTGTGCAGAAAACATggctaattattaaaatttggtTCCTAATTTACATATGTCTTGCAATTCCTTGTTGGTGTCAAAAAG GTTGGTGTTGCTGCTGTTTTCGTTGCAAGTTTTGCTTTCCTAATAAAAGGATCTTATTTGCGAAACAGTATTATGCAATTAATCCTCCAGGTACTTTAGTTAAAGAGATTAAGAAGAAAgacaaagaacaacaagttcTTACATATGAACCTTCTGAATTTGAAGAAGAGGCATTTGAACGGTTTGAGTCTGCAATAaggaatatataa